A stretch of DNA from Pongo pygmaeus isolate AG05252 chromosome 3, NHGRI_mPonPyg2-v2.0_pri, whole genome shotgun sequence:
CACTCAGCAAAATGGTGTGAGGAGTTTCTGTGCACTCAGGGGAAGCTGCAGTATGGGAGAGAACATGTGGAATGATGCACAGTGGTAGGGGCTGCCTCACTGTATCTATTGGTCAGGCATGGTCCTCTGGTGCAGCAGCTGTGGTGTGAGCCCCAAGGGCACCCAAGACTGCCCTGTAAGTAGGCATGGCAAGGCTTGGGCCCCAGGAGAGTGTAGAAGAACAAGGAATGCCGAAATCAGACCAGCCTCATCTGATGTGCAGGATCACCATGCAGGGATCAGGTCTGACTGCTACCCAAGAGCTAGGGTCTCTTATTCATGAAAGTTGAACTTCGGGAGATGACCACACATTGCTACAGATTCTCCTGCACCCACCCCTCTGGGGTCCACATAAGTTGGCTTGCTGCTTTGCTACTTTGTTTGTTCTTGTGGCTTCATCTCAGAGAGATGCAAGTCAGAAATGGCTCAGTGTCTTTGCTCTTTTGTTGGTCCAAGGGAGGCAAGGAAACTTCCATTGCAGAGGCAGTGGCCAAGAGGCTTTCTGTTGCCCCAGGGGCTCTCTCCAGGGAGTTGCCAAGTTGTTACCAGCTAGATGGCTTGAGCAGACATTGGCTAGAGACTCAATCCTGGAAGATGTGCCTGATGAGGACATATGGGAACAGGCACCCACATTACACTCTGATCATTTTTCTATAGGGCTGCTGTGGTATGCTAGGGGCCCACTCCAGTCCCTAGTCACCTCAGATTTTCTAGTGCCTGTAAGTACCACCAGTGAAGGCTGAGAAAaacaaagatggcagcctgcccttTTCTCTGGTAGCTCCATCTCAGGGAGGTATGGACCTGTTTCCTGCACAAACACACCTCTAAGAGGTGGCTGGAGATCCCATTTGGGAGATCAGACCCCTAGTCAGAAAGAATGGTATCAGGGACCTGCTTAAGGTAATCTAGCCACATTTTCAcaaagcagctgtgctgtgctgggtgtATACTTCAGACCCTGGTTGCCTTGGACACTCCAAAGCTAGAAGGCTGGAATGGCTTAAgttgcccaaacagcaaagatgtcAGCCTGCCCTGCCCCCTGAGATCTCTTTACCAGCAAGGCCTAGAAACTGTCAGCTGGTGAACACCAGCGGTGGTAGCCAGAAATCCCGGTTGGGAGGCTCCAACCAGTGATGAGgacgggggtcagggactcaactaaaaaagcagtctggcccCATTTTTATATGGCTGCTGTGCTGTTCTGGTGTATCATTTTCACCCCAATCAGCTTGGGCTTTTCAAAGCTTACAGACTGGAATTGATAAGTGAATCAAACAGCAAAGATGCCCGCCCCTACCTCTCTCTGGGAGCTCTGTCACAGGGAGTTTTCAAATCTCTGTAGACCCAAGAACACTGGTGGGAGTGGTTGGAGTCCTCTGTTGTGAagtcccacccagtgaggaggaaaaGGATCTGGtacctgcttaaagaagcagtctggccatgttttTGTAGAGCAGATGTGCAGCAACTGGTAGATTCCTTCCACCACTAGTAcatttggactctccaaagctcGAAGGGCAGAACAGCTAAGTTGCACAAACAGCAAAAATGGAAGCCTACTCTGCACACCACATCTCAGTTGAAGATGCTGtgtggtatataaattatatgtgaacaaagtatacaaaaattatttgaaccatattttgttattttatttttagttctgggtCAAACAAAATGCAGAAACATGAACCTCTCATGGCTATGGTTCTGGAAACTCTTCTAAAATATATTACAGAAGACAAGTGATGTTTCCATACAAGAACATTGATATTAGCTGAAAGATAGCACTTATAAACATAAAAGGGACATTAAACACACTTATGTAAACAGGCCATCTACCTTCCTTTATCTCCTTGCCATCTGCATGCTCAGACTGTTAATCTAATGATAATGTATTTACTTAGAAGTGTAAAAGTTACATTTTAACTTTGTGATTGATTTATCCATGGATATAACCataagaaatgacagaaagaaaCAGCAAATGGAAAAAAGCATTCCATTGCACCAGGATGTCTACGAAATGGACTTCAGTTTTTCTCCTGATACAGCTGAGCTGTTATATTATCTCTGGGAGTTGTGGAAAGGTGCTGGTGTGGCCCACAGAATTCAGCCATTGGATGAATATGAAGACAATCCTGGAGGAGCTTGTCCAGAGGGGTCATGAGGTGACTGTGTTGGCATCTTCAGCTTCCATTCTTTTTGATCCAAACAGCCCATCTACTCTTAAACTTCAAGTTTATCCTGTATCTTTAACTAAAACTGAGTTTGAGGATATCTTCATGCAACTGGTCAAGAGATGGGCAGACCTTCCAAAAGACACATTTTGGTCATATTTTTCACAAGTACAAGAAATCATGTGGACATTTAATGACATAATTAGAAAGTTCTGTAAGGATGTAATTTCAAATAAGAAACTTATGAAAAAACTACAAGAGTCAAAATTTGATGTTGTTCTTGCAGACGCTATTATTCCCTGTGGGGAACTGCTGGCTGAGCTATTTAACATACCCTTTGTGTACAGTCTCCGTTTCTCTGCTGGCTACACAATTGAAAAGCATAGTGGAGGATTTCTGTTTCCACCTTCCTATGTACCTGTTGTTATGTCAGAACTAAGTGACCAAATGACTTTCATGGAGAGGGTAAAAAATATGATCTATGTGgtttattttcaattttggttccaaatatttaatatgaaGAAGTGGGATCAGTTTTACAGTGAAGTTCTAagtaagtaaatttttaaattggtaaCATGGAGATCTAACTTTCCTGTGCCTTTGAAGCTGAGCTTACATAAAGCAATAAAGTCAGggtacttgttttttgtttgtttgtttggttggttggttgttttttttgttttgttttgttttttttggcagagtcttgctcttcttccaggctggagggcagtggtgtaatctcagctccctgctggaattacaggcgcgtgtcagcccacttggctaattttttgtatttttagtagagacagggtttccccatgttggccaggctggtctcaaactcctgacctcaagtgatacaccagcctcggccttccaaagttctgggattacaggcatgagccaccgcacctggccagtagtGGAGTTTTTTGTATGTGAATTtatgaaatgaaaacacaagatGATCTATCAGTCGGAAAATTATTATAGAAAAGCTTAAATTATAAGGTCAGTTAAAACCCTGTGGCTCTTGTTCATACAGAGCATTCTAGGAAGTCATAAACCTGTATATTAGTGCacctaatatttatttaaacaatcACACATCTGGTTTACTATacatttttttgtcttaaaaaaagtcAGACCTGTCAACAAACATCTTACTGAATGCATACATGTAGATTCAGTAGTTACACAATGTTCTATAACAACTATCTATGTAATATTgcagaaataatttttccttgtatacctcagtttccttattctgaaattaaaatacatCCCCATGTTACCAGAAGGTTTCCTTCACAATTGAGAGAAATAGTGTCTCTATCTCAAATGCAAAAACTAGTAAGTGTAATTTGTAGTTTCTAATGTCTCTACATTCCTTCACTAAAAGATtggaaattattcattttaagaCCAATCATATTTTTGAATCTGAACATTGTTATATCTATATAGTTTTTTTTGAAACTATGcctgtttattataaaatatgagCCAAATTAAGGTTGAATACAAATCTCTAGTTGAATAATTTCTCAAAATTTTCTAAGagtaatttacaaatatatttacttaaaagCTAATATGATTAATACCTTAGCATGAATCAAAGGCAAAAGTGGGTACAAGGATTTCAGCCACACTCTCAAAATAGCCCACGGTTCACTTGAATAACCAAAGATAAAAGGATTAGATTAATGAACTGTGGAAACTAGACTATTTCTTCGAAAATTGTTTTTATGGGTACAGCAGAGTTAGTTGATCACAGAGATCAAAGAGTTGTTTAAGTGTTTATGTGCTACTGTTGAAACATTAAAGGGTAAAGAAATAGATGTTTACTTCTCtatagattattttaataattgtttatgATTGTGAGTATTCTGATGTGACATTAGCACGATGATGTGGTTTACCCTCAAAATTCTCCTATCACTTTGCTTTTCTTATAAATACACATGGacaaaatacataatacataaaaattaaactatgcctatatttgaatatatgtttatgtatttcaAAGAACAGACACTTTGCCTACATTTCTGCCTACATTATTCTAATCCCTTTCAGAAAATTACCTAATGTAATTATCTTGTGTCAtccaccttttcttttctttttcctgtcagGAAGACCCACTACCTTATCTGAGACAATGGGGAAAGCTGACATATGGCTTATTCGAAACTCCTGGgattttcagtttcctcatccactcTTACCAAATGTTGCTTTTGTTGGAGGACTCCACTGCAAACCTGCCAAACCCCTCCCTAaggtaaagataattttattggttttattttgttggctttgaatttttagtaggaaTGATTCTACAGTCTTCATGAAGAGTGTTTGACTTAGAAAGAAAGATGGGAAGTGGGCGGGGTAAAGCAGATACCAATTAGAAACTCATGTACATGTTGATTTGTTGATACCATCATAAGTATGTGGGTTTCATCATTATTATAGACAGAGAGGGATACTAAAGAGACTTTGAAAATAGGGTTGGTTAAATTAAAGCCTTGATTATGCAACACATAAGAAGGTATTGGTCATTCattaaaagaatgtttataaaAAGTTTAACTGAAACCatagataagagaaaaaaaaatagacacagatTCTGTCCCCAcacacattacattctatttcaaaaGATAGAATATGTGCAAGTAATAAAAATTGTGCAAAAGCTATTATCTCAAGGAAAAACCCAATGCCAAGATAGCATCAGTGGAGATAATAGAAAGTATCCTAGAGTCACTGATAATGAagctgagagctgaacaatgtGCATAAATCGGTGAAAGAATGAGGGGGAcaggaaaacacaaaaagaaaaggagataaaGTGTTCAGAACAGTTCTCAGAACTCCAAGTTGAGCTTGCAGGGAAAGGCTGAGTAAGAATCAGATGATGCTGAGAGGCAAGTTAGAGCCAGATACTTATTAAGagttaacatatttattaaacagTTTTGGGAACTACTAAAAAGAGTTAGGAAATGAAGATATGTgataagattatttaaaaaaaaaacaaagaaagaaagagcagacCATTTGGGAAATTTTGCATGGAATCTGGCAGCAGATGATGGAAAAGTAAACTAGAATGTTGATAGAAATAATTATGCCTACATTTACAGTAATAGTATCCATTTCATATTGTGTTTTGTGGAAAAAATGTTAACACAGACAAAACACTTAAAATGTCTCTCTTATATATAGTCAGTGATTCAGAAATATTAATTTTGCAATTATggttattttattatgattactAACACTATTAATTACTTAACATGTGCAAGTCACTTGAGATATCATTCTCCATTTAATAGAACCAGATTGTTCAGCACATCAAGATTACATTCTCTTGAAAAGTGGGTGACAGACATCCAGTGGACTTGAATAAAAGTAAGCATACTAGTTTCGCCAGTAAGATGAGCAAGTTGAAATTCTAAAATTCTACTGTAAGTGATAAGGATCCTAAGTATTCtagcttaaaagaaaataattactccACAATATAAATGTGTACCCCTAATAATATTTGCAGCCAAACAAAGTGTTCACTTGATTTTATTCAAGGATGTAACTCATCCTACACTGAGATACCAGAGGTTTACATCCTAGAACAGAAACATACCCTATTAGAGCAAGTGTTTTTGGCTTTATGACAAGCAACTTACTAAAGCTTCCTGGTGGAACTTGTCTCTAGACGCCAAAGCTCCCTACAGAGAAGcatgaagaaaatgaatgatGCACGTATAATAAAGACCAAATAATTTCTATCACTTGTATCTGAATAGTAAACAGTtttcaataacaaaataattttgtctaCTTTGAAGATGATATTCTTTATCAAGGAACACAAGAAcctcatacattttaaattaatatcatACTTTTAAGACATATGTGGAAAGTGAGCATTCTTTAATTCATTATTAAGTAATCTCTTAAGGTTTTTTGTCTACATAAAACTGAGAATTTATTCCATGATTAAAATACAATATCTACGCTGACTGCAAATTGTATGTGCTTTATAACTTTCTAAAGAGACAAAAGCTGAAGTAAGACTAATGAAAATTCTATGCAACCCTACCCTAGTGTTGAAAGATTTTCCTATTCACATTAAGGGAAAGTGATAGTGCTAACAGGAGGGGGATGAGAATAGGAGGTGTAGAAGGACAAGAAAAAGGATGACTTGTACTACAATAGTGATAATTTCTAATAGTAGCTGTTGTTATTAACTTGCAGAAAGATTTGAATGCAAGTCAATGGTTGTAAAATCGGTTATCTACTTgtttattatgtaaaataattgttaacccaagttgttttcttttcaattaaaTATTAGATTCTCAgataatttgtgtatgttttaagAGAAAAGGACACTTGGCAAAATATATCAggtgttttaaaaatgcacataacCATTGGTTTCATAATATAGTCTCATGTAATCCTActgaggaaaaataaatcaagatgtacatatttaatatttatggaaaatattcataaaattaacATTGGAAGTAATCAAACATCTTAAATGAAGGAATTATTAAAAACTTATACTATATGCATACTATAGCCTTACAATAATTTTATCAATCAAATATTCAATTACACTGTCAGCCATAATGCAAGTAAAGTGAAgtagaaaatgataaatataacaAGATGACAAGTTTTCTGtaggagaaaaatgtatatacaatAAGGTTAAAACCTTCTAAATAAATGTCACATGCGTACATGTGTAAATAGAATAAAAGCCATGATGGAACATACATATTTACATTGGTAATCTCTCtagatagaaatttttaaaaatttccttttctttttaaaacttttcatacttttattaaattatttacattgattttgcataatttttatgaagttgtCACAGAGTGGGAAACAACCAGTCCATATCAGTGATGAATCAGTAAACAGAGTTTAGATTAGTTCAACACTGGGTGGTTGAAGAAGGCTCTGGGCATCAAGCCGGTGAGAGTGAACACTGAACACAAGTTACATTAAATGTGGCAACAGGTAACAGCAATCACACAAAATGCCTATATGCCCCATGTGTTATCTGGAATAGTGGTACAATGATTCTCACATTAACATCGATGTCTTaagattaaaaatcatatttgaaaaaatattagcaatatATGGATGGTTTTAACAGtcaatatttggatttttttctttgttttataaacaaCAGTTAGAAAGCCTTTTACTCTAATGATTAAATCTgaaagtttataaatttaaatattggcATAGACTGGAGAAagcaaatcaaaataaatatcaatCAATTTTAGCCAAGCACATCTTCACCAGGAAGGGTGGTGTGAGTGAGCCACTCATGAGGGTGACCAGATCTCCCCTGTGGAAAGCCCTGGTGGCCTCTCCCATTATGTTGCAAGTGCTGCTGCCTCCGAGACACAGCAAAGTGACGATGAGAGTTCCTCACATGCAGTTATAAATAGCACATCAATTTTACAGTGTGATTTCAGGGAACGATTGTTCCACCTAAACAATCACCTGAAAAATATGATCATTCAATTATCTAACTATATACCATACAATTCTGTATTGTAAATGAGACTCTCAGGACTAATTCATAGAAATTCCAAACCACAACCAGACTCCAGAATGTCAGTGATTCTTAACCACCaccttttatgattatttttaccttttttgaaaaaagactggaaaactCTGACAAAATTTAAGTGAAGTGTAAAGGATTACAGAGGAAGATAAATGTAGACATAAATCATCGTAACTGTGAGTAACTTTTCCTCAGTGCTTATAGTTAAGGAAGCAAACCATCGATGACTTCAAACTAAAACAATTCTATAGAAAACCTGCCTGAAATAAAGATATGTGATTTACTAGAATGACAATATAGAATTAAAGCCAAGTGATGCCTCTTTCCTAGAACCTATATTAGTAACTATAATATTGTAAGTGAACAGTCTGGCTACAATATTTTCTAACATTATGTCCCCAACTACTATGTAATATGTATGTAATAGCTCCATTTCATTTCTCCcttacacaacacacacacacgcacacacacaaacaggcacacacacatatttacataaatacccTTGGTAGAGGCCAACTGTCTCATATTACACATCTTCTTCATAAGAAATGGAGTGATTGAGTCAGTTAAAAGACATAATTAACTCCAATAATTCCTGATAATACTTGATTTTCTCTCTTTAGTAATTTGTACCAATTCTTTCAGTAGTGCCTGCTGTGCTAATATGCTTTTATGACAGAACGAATTCTTTTTTCACAGGAAATGGAAGAGTTTGTCCAGAGCTCTGGACAAAATGGTGTTGTGGTGTTTTCACTGGGGTCAATGTTCAGTAACATGACAGAAGAAAGGGCTAATGTAATTGCATCAGCCCTTGCCAAGATCCCACAAAAGGTAAGGTAAAGTTTCTTACTGGTATGAAAAACTACTAAAAGAGGCTGTTAAAGTCTGTATAGAATCCAATTATAGAAATTTTCTGCCTAGAAATGTAGCTGTTGGGAAAGCACTAATTATCAGATATTAGTTCAAAATCAGAAATATACATGGAAAAtgctaaaataatacaaagaatatATTAATGGATAATAAATTTGGCACTAATATTGTGATCAGGAATAAATTATATTAAGAGGTGTAGGTAAAGTTTTGGTATTACCATGATATTGGGGTCAGGTAAGAGATATCACCAAATTCTTTCCCTGACATTTGATCCTTATGTTTAAGGATTCCTGAGGGCATTGGACACAGTACAGATGTTATCAGAAGTTACATTTTAATGGGTAACTTCACTAGCACAATAACAATAGCAGGTATTTCAAAATGTCTAACATGCATCATGCAGATTAGGCATGCCATGTAATCCTGCCTCATATACTTCCTCTACATTTTGGAATAGGCCTATCAGAGTGATGTTCAGGGTACTATTCAGAGAAAGAATGGCCTAGGATGACAGACTTAGTCCAAGTTCCCACCCAGCCAGGTAGATTTAGAGAAAGAGTGAAAGCAGCCTCTCTTGCTggactgtgcccagccaatgtctgaagcaggagaatgaaaaagaaaggatggAGATGGATCCTGAACTGAAGGTGGATCCTGTGCTGTATAAAATGTGGCCCCACAAGGACTCAGCACTAACTATCAGATTAACAACTCCTCCCAGTAGAGGCAGCAGGAGGAAATACAGGAAGGAGTCAAACAGAAGGAAGCCAGACAGGGAAACAGGTTAAGATGCTCCCTCCATAGAACATAGtaggaatatattttcttctgcatAGAATAAAATGGTGACTTTTGTGTATTTGTCAATTACTTTTTAGTTCCCTATCAGATATAGTCTTCCTGTAATGACCTATACTAATGTTTTTGCTGAAAACTCAGTTATTTTAATACTGATATAATAAGTAAAAGTTAAACACTGTAAATTATTGTTTAGTTTATGAGGATTGCTTTGGGGTTCCAAAATTAGTaacttaaacataaaaatgtCTTGGCTATAGCAGAACATATTAATCACTGTAGTCAAAGCTTTGTAGCACATTGTCTAAGTGTTAACAGTTGACcaaattcataaaaatacaattttgaatttATTCAACAGCTATATCTTTATTGATGATACCAACAGGTTTCTCATGTCAGTGctgaaaaaagaaccaaaattagCAATACTGATGAGACGCTGAATTTGTCTCAAAAATTGTCCCTTTAAATTTCTCCTGGAAGTAGTGCTTGATAATTTGTAATTTCAAAGAAGTTATGTGTACTACCTTTATagcattaatttatttcttacaagtaGCTAATTTTATCAACTTGCTTTTTTGTCAAAGGACATCAAACTCTAATAAAATAACTTATAGACAAGCAGAAATACATGAACTACTTCCCATAAtactaaaaaatgaataaattaatgtttaatttggaagatgaaaactaatataaaatacataaaacaaaataaacatatagGTAATTACCAAATTGTTACTGCTTTTTCTCACTAGAATTATAATGACTGAGtttttttatacatataattttttagaatttttatgtgtttaaaattaaatgtattttattttttaacttttatttcaagttcaggggtacaggagcagatttgttacatagataaacttgtgtcaGGGGGTTTTGTTTTACGgattgtttcatcacccaggcattaAGACCAGTACCCACTAGTTATTTTACCTTATCTTCTCTCTCCCCCTACACCCTCCAATACACCCCAGTGTATGTTGGTCCCCTCTATGTTTTCATGTGCTCTCATCTTTTAGCTTCCACTtaatagtgagaacatgtggtatttaggtTTCTGTTTCTATGCTAGTTCGCTaaggataacagcctccagctccacctatgtccctgaaaaatacaaaatcttgttttatgttttatggctgcataatgttccatggtgtatatgtaccctattccattttctttattcagtcaatcattgatgggcattaagGTTAATTCCATGTATTTACTATGGTGAATACTGCTGCTATTAATAAACATGTGTATGTGCATTTATAAGAGAATTATTCatcgtcctttgggtatatacccactaatggaaTTGGTGAGTTGAATTGTATTTTAGCCTCCAGGTTTTTGAGGAAGTACCATACTGTCTTCAGCAATGATTGAACCAAGTTACACTCCTACTAACagagtataagcattcctttttctaaaCAATCTCGCTAACCTCTATTACCTTTTGAGTTTATAATAGCCATTATGACTGGTTCAAGATAGTATCTATTgcgattttgatttgcatttctctaatgaacagtgGTGTTAAGATTTTTTCATATGATGGTTGGCAACACATAGgacttcttttgaaaagcataacaattttttaaatacttgaacTTTTCATTGATAATCTCATTTTTCTAAGCTATTATTTGGAAGATCCTGATTTCCTTATATACTTAACTAATTATAagagttaagaaaatgaaatgttagcaTTCTGTTTACATCAGTCTTTGAGTAGTTTTATTACCTTCATCCCCGATCTCATTCTTAATATCTTTAGAGTTCTAACATTCTATAATTTCAGAGTTCTACTCATGgaataagatattttctttacTGCAACAGGTTCTGTGGAGATTTGATGGGAATAAACCACATACTTTAGGACTCAATACTCGGGTGTACAAGTGGATACCCCAGAATGACCTTCTTGGTATGACTATGAAGTACAAATACTGAATATATTAGTAACAGCCCATTAGAGTGTTAACGATTAATCATGAAATAAGCTTATTGAAAATTTGttatggaaaaactgaaaaataaaatgaaacttctttatgtttattttccagTCCTGTGGGAAAAATAATAAGCTATAATTGTTGGCATTTTACGATGTACATTCACATTCTTTATGGTCAGAAtcagagtatttttatttcaggtgTTATGTCTATTTTGTATAACTTCATAGATTGTCTCTTTGTCACCTATTTCTATAACTTTAcacctgttctttctttttatgcaGGGTTATTTCAAATGTCACTAAAAATAATAGCTTTTCTGCTATCACCAGGGACTCTGCATTTTCTGTAGGATTAAATTCCTAATCTTAATCATAAAGTGATGACACATTTCATGATGAAGTGTGTGACCTGTCCTTCTGCAGGCctagcaccaccaccaccccactgcCTGCTGCCTTGCACATCTCACATATCACATTCTGTGAGAGCACTTAGGAGAACACATTCTTACatgtccttctcttttctttgcttctttttttttttttttttttgcacattttatttAGATTGCACTTTTTCTTTAGTCCAACTGGtaatattgtttaatattttttcagtctGAAGTCACACACACCATATAGCTTTCACTTACATCTCCAGCACAAGTAGGTGCTCGTTCCTCTGAAGTCTGAAACACAATTTTAATTTAGTTCAATGTTTTAGCTAGAAAACAGTGTCACTTGAGCCTTTAGGTgtgcatttctcattttattcctaTGAATAATTTTGCTAAAATTCATCCAATCCTAGGTCATCCAAAAACCAGGGCTTTTATAACTCATGGTGGATCCAATGGCATCTACGAGGCGATCTACCATGGGATCCCTATGGTGGGCATTCCATTGTTAGCGGATCAACCTGATAACATTGCACACATGAAGGCCAAGGGAGCAGCTATTAGACTGGACTTCAACACAATGTCGAGTACAGACTTGCTCATTGCACTGAAGACAGTAATTAATGACCCTTTGTGAgtataacaatattttttttactAGGTGGTATTTATAGATCGTATATCTTCTCAATAGTAGGTATGAGTTTCATCCTTTTATCAAGGgactaattttgaaagaatttaaatGATATAACCCATCTgaaatcttcttttatttttgagtggTTATTTAAACATTGTGTTTTGAACTCCATACATTTAATGGGTATCCAATTAGTGAAACAATTTtctacacaaaaataattttaaagtaatatagataatataaaaaAGACGGTTTTTGGAAAACTATGTGATCAGTCCACAGTAGAAAGGAAGGATAAACTTGgagaaatatgataaaatattttagttaaataTCTGTAATGTCTAAAAGTATAACTATTTCCTTgctgaaaaattcatttttattgttttcattattgtaaCAGGCTTGATAATTAGATATAACTTCCATGACTTAAAACCCacctatttaaagtgtaaaattccaATATATTTAGAATGCTTATGAATCGTGAAGACATCTGGCATCATACAATTTAGGGTATTATGTAAAtgacttctttcactgagcataattttttaatagtttttagattcattcatgttgtagtgtGTATTaatacctcatttctttttagagcagtataatattttatagtatggacatgccatattttatttgttcacttatCAGTTCATTGGACTTTTGATTGTTTCCAATTGTGGCTATTAGGAACATTGCTACACATGTTTTTGAATaaacatgttttcctttcttttgggttgAACTATAAGTGTAATTGCTGGCTTATTGGGAACTGTACGTTTATGAagaactgctaaactgttttccaaagtacttGTTCCATTTGTCATTACCACCAACAGTACAAGAgggttccagttcctccacacTGTTGCCAACACCTGTTATTATCTTTTCATTATAGCCTTCTTAGTGGGTGTGAAATgatctctcattgtggtttcagttTGGATTTTTGTTACAGC
This window harbors:
- the LOC134739432 gene encoding UDP-glucuronosyltransferase 2B4-like is translated as MSTKWTSVFLLIQLSCYIISGSCGKVLVWPTEFSHWMNMKTILEELVQRGHEVTVLASSASILFDPNSPSTLKLQVYPVSLTKTEFEDIFMQLVKRWADLPKDTFWSYFSQVQEIMWTFNDIIRKFCKDVISNKKLMKKLQESKFDVVLADAIIPCGELLAELFNIPFVYSLRFSAGYTIEKHSGGFLFPPSYVPVVMSELSDQMTFMERVKNMIYVVYFQFWFQIFNMKKWDQFYSEVLRRPTTLSETMGKADIWLIRNSWDFQFPHPLLPNVAFVGGLHCKPAKPLPKEMEEFVQSSGQNGVVVFSLGSMFSNMTEERANVIASALAKIPQKVLWRFDGNKPHTLGLNTRVYKWIPQNDLLGHPKTRAFITHGGSNGIYEAIYHGIPMVGIPLLADQPDNIAHMKAKGAAIRLDFNTMSSTDLLIALKTVINDPLYKENAIKLSRIYHDQPVKPLDRAVFWIEFVMRHKGAKHLRVAAHDLTWFQYHSLDVIGFLLACVATVIFIITKCCMFCFLKFARTGKKGKRD